In the Deinococcus ficus genome, one interval contains:
- a CDS encoding sensor histidine kinase — protein MTSPDPRTATPPHVMAVTAHAARCRTLAAALPHARVIHVTDGESLLREAHATIPDVVLLYSDTPGVPLHDILPLLRQRDELAATRWLAVGTHGLGELLAAGADALVSDATPPEGLALQIEIMLARVQQQRAAHERLGTLQRRMDTWEHEERVRDQLVHMLVHDLKNPIAAVMGLLDIVLEDRRIPKDTQDLIKVARDESQHLLHLASNMLDVRKIQAGKMHLRRELIFSPMFEEIITLAQSDVGSGLRDRHLIVDVTPSLSPVSADPEILRRIMANLISNALKHTSAGGQIAVAVRAHPSGVEISVQDNGEGIPAEDIPNLFAAFEQSRLTLHGRFDTGMGLAFCKMAVEEHGGQIGVTSERGAGSVFTLTLPLTPDTEDEDEEDFADLLV, from the coding sequence ATGACGAGCCCCGACCCCCGCACCGCCACCCCGCCGCACGTGATGGCCGTCACCGCCCACGCCGCGCGCTGCCGGACGCTCGCGGCCGCGCTGCCGCACGCGCGCGTCATTCACGTCACCGACGGCGAGAGCCTGCTGCGCGAGGCGCACGCCACCATTCCCGACGTGGTGCTGCTGTACAGCGACACGCCCGGCGTGCCCCTGCACGACATCCTCCCGCTGCTGCGCCAGCGTGACGAACTGGCCGCCACCCGCTGGCTCGCGGTCGGCACGCACGGCCTGGGCGAACTGCTCGCCGCGGGCGCCGACGCCCTGGTCAGCGACGCCACCCCCCCCGAGGGCCTGGCCCTGCAGATCGAGATCATGCTCGCCCGCGTGCAGCAGCAGCGGGCCGCCCATGAACGCCTCGGCACCCTGCAGCGCCGCATGGACACCTGGGAGCACGAGGAACGCGTCCGGGACCAGCTGGTGCACATGCTCGTGCACGACCTGAAAAACCCCATCGCGGCCGTGATGGGCCTCCTCGACATCGTCCTGGAGGACCGCCGCATCCCCAAGGACACGCAGGACCTCATCAAGGTCGCCCGGGACGAGTCCCAGCACCTGCTGCACCTCGCCAGCAACATGCTGGACGTCCGCAAGATCCAGGCCGGCAAGATGCACCTCCGGCGCGAACTGATCTTCAGCCCCATGTTCGAGGAGATCATCACCCTGGCCCAGAGCGACGTGGGCAGCGGCCTGCGCGACCGGCACCTGATCGTGGACGTCACCCCCAGCCTCAGCCCCGTCAGCGCCGACCCGGAAATCCTGCGGCGCATCATGGCGAACCTGATCAGCAACGCCCTGAAACACACCTCCGCCGGCGGCCAGATCGCCGTGGCCGTCCGCGCTCATCCCAGCGGCGTGGAGATCAGCGTGCAGGACAACGGCGAGGGCATCCCCGCCGAGGACATCCCCAACCTGTTCGCCGCGTTCGAGCAAAGCCGCCTGACCCTGCACGGCCGCTTCGACACCGGCATGGGTCTGGCGTTCTGCAAGATGGCCGTGGAAGAACACGGCGGGCAGATCGGCGTGACCTCCGAACGCGGCGCCGGCAGCGTGTTCACCCTCACGCTGCCCCTCACGCCCGACACCGAGGACGAGGACGAAGAGGACTTCGCGGACCTGCTGGTCTGA
- the uvrB gene encoding excinuclease ABC subunit UvrB: protein MLRVKSDFQPSGDQPTAIRSLVDGLDAGLRFQTLLGATGTGKTYSMAKVIEETQRPALIMAPNKILTAQLASEFREFFPDAAVEFFISYYDYYQPEAYVPGKDLFIEKDASINQEIERLRHSTTRSLLTRRDTIVVASVSCIYGLGDPAEYTALNLILKKGAQVSRDEILGRLVNMQYERNDIELMPGRFRAKGEMIEVWPAYDEQPLRIELWGDDVERLSVVHPLTGDRLGDLDATVVYPAKHYVSSAGNIERALVTIQQELDERLEYFRSTGKLLEAQRLKERTLYDLEMLKVLGYCSGIENYSRHIDGRAPGATPYTMLDYFPDDFVTFIDESHVTVPQIGGMANGDRARKQTLVDYGFRLPSAMDNRPLNFDEFMSKTGQTVFVSATPGPFEREHSDGIADQIIRPTGLVDPEVTVRPITGQVEDLLGRIRERAAIGERTLVTTLTKRMSEDLTEYLLEKGVRARYMHSDIDSVERQVIIRDLRLGHYDVLVGINLLREGLDLPEVSLVAILDADKPGFLRSERALIQTIGRAARNVNGEVILYGDTITPAMNYAMEETRRRREKQQAFNEAHGITPTTVIKSVRNVIRGEETPEEISSETVGENRDTLTAQLTDLELDMWQASEDLDFERAASLRDQIRAIEAKLQGKEFKQATVPGQKVRRKGRR from the coding sequence ATGCTGCGGGTGAAATCAGACTTCCAACCGAGTGGGGACCAGCCGACCGCCATCCGCTCCCTGGTGGACGGCCTGGACGCCGGCCTGCGCTTCCAGACGCTGCTGGGCGCCACCGGCACCGGCAAGACGTACAGCATGGCCAAGGTCATCGAGGAGACCCAGCGCCCGGCGCTGATCATGGCGCCGAACAAGATCCTCACCGCGCAGCTCGCCAGCGAGTTCCGCGAGTTCTTCCCGGACGCCGCGGTGGAGTTCTTCATCAGCTACTACGACTACTACCAGCCCGAAGCGTACGTGCCCGGCAAGGACCTGTTCATCGAGAAGGACGCCAGCATCAACCAGGAGATCGAGCGCCTGCGCCACAGCACCACCCGCAGCCTGCTCACCCGGCGCGACACCATCGTGGTCGCGTCGGTCAGCTGCATCTACGGCCTGGGCGACCCGGCCGAGTACACCGCCCTGAACCTCATCCTGAAAAAGGGCGCGCAGGTCAGCCGAGACGAGATCCTGGGCCGGCTGGTGAACATGCAGTACGAACGCAACGACATCGAGCTCATGCCGGGCCGCTTCCGCGCCAAGGGCGAGATGATCGAGGTGTGGCCCGCGTACGACGAGCAGCCCCTGCGCATCGAACTGTGGGGCGACGACGTGGAGCGCCTCAGCGTGGTGCACCCGCTCACCGGGGACCGCCTGGGCGACCTGGACGCCACCGTGGTGTATCCCGCCAAGCACTACGTGAGCAGCGCCGGGAACATCGAGCGGGCCCTGGTGACCATTCAGCAGGAACTCGACGAGCGGCTGGAGTACTTCCGCAGCACCGGCAAGCTGCTCGAAGCGCAGCGCCTCAAGGAACGCACGCTGTACGACCTGGAGATGCTCAAGGTCCTGGGGTACTGCTCCGGCATCGAGAACTACTCCCGCCACATCGACGGCCGCGCGCCCGGCGCCACGCCGTACACCATGCTGGACTACTTCCCGGACGACTTCGTGACCTTCATCGACGAGTCGCACGTGACCGTCCCGCAGATCGGCGGGATGGCGAACGGCGACCGCGCCCGCAAGCAGACCCTGGTGGACTACGGCTTCCGCCTGCCGTCCGCCATGGACAACCGCCCCCTGAACTTCGACGAGTTCATGAGCAAGACCGGGCAGACGGTGTTCGTGTCGGCCACGCCCGGGCCCTTCGAACGCGAGCACAGCGACGGCATCGCCGACCAGATCATCCGCCCCACCGGCCTGGTGGACCCGGAAGTGACGGTGCGGCCCATCACCGGACAGGTGGAGGACCTGCTGGGCCGCATCCGCGAGCGCGCCGCCATCGGGGAGCGCACGCTGGTCACCACCCTCACCAAACGCATGAGCGAGGACCTCACCGAGTACCTGCTGGAGAAAGGCGTCCGGGCGCGGTACATGCACAGCGACATCGACAGCGTGGAACGTCAGGTGATCATCCGCGACCTGCGCCTGGGGCATTACGACGTGCTGGTGGGCATCAACCTGCTGCGCGAGGGCCTGGACCTGCCGGAGGTGTCGCTGGTCGCCATCCTGGACGCCGACAAACCCGGCTTCCTGCGCAGCGAACGCGCCCTGATCCAGACCATCGGCCGCGCGGCGCGCAACGTGAACGGCGAGGTGATCCTGTACGGCGACACGATCACGCCCGCCATGAACTACGCCATGGAAGAAACCCGGCGCCGGCGCGAGAAGCAGCAGGCCTTCAACGAGGCGCACGGCATCACGCCCACCACCGTCATCAAGAGCGTGCGCAACGTCATCCGCGGCGAGGAAACCCCGGAGGAGATCAGCAGCGAGACGGTCGGCGAGAACCGCGACACCCTCACCGCGCAGCTCACCGACCTGGAACTCGACATGTGGCAGGCCAGCGAGGACCTGGACTTCGAGCGGGCCGCGAGCCTGCGCGACCAGATCCGCGCCATCGAGGCGAAACTGCAGGGCAAGGAGTTCAAGCAGGCCACCGTGCCCGGCCAGAAGGTCCGGCGCAAGGGCCGCAGGTAG
- a CDS encoding carbohydrate ABC transporter permease, with protein MKGLSRDRLWSVAVLLPSVLLLGVFVYGFIARTVYVSLTDWGNDPAQAMAVNPVIHFVGFANYQELFTGFLQGRFRQELVSTVFFTLFFILGCLGLGLALALILDRNPKGEGLWRTIFLFPMSLSFIVTGTIWRWMLQPQGGVNQIPTLVGAPPGTFGWLSSTDAIWKFDWNRLPLITATLVGLILAWMAYRALREANRTRALVAAGCAALLLGWALLIGPNLKLVAAPEPHGFNLALVGIIIAAVWQMSGYTMALYLAGLRGVPDDIREAARVDGASEGQMYRRVIFPLLAPITLSAMIILGHISLKIFDLVYAMAGPDNTFTSVPALNMYLTSFRQNSFALGAAIGTLLLILVAFVIVPYLASTFRTEEASA; from the coding sequence ATGAAAGGCCTGTCCAGAGACCGCCTGTGGAGCGTGGCGGTGCTGCTGCCCAGCGTGCTGCTGCTGGGCGTGTTCGTGTACGGTTTTATCGCCCGGACGGTGTACGTGAGCCTGACCGACTGGGGCAACGACCCCGCGCAGGCCATGGCCGTGAACCCCGTGATCCACTTCGTGGGCTTCGCGAACTACCAGGAACTGTTCACGGGGTTCCTGCAGGGCCGCTTCCGGCAGGAACTGGTCAGCACGGTGTTCTTCACGCTGTTCTTCATCCTGGGCTGCCTGGGCCTGGGGCTCGCGCTGGCGCTGATCCTGGACCGCAACCCGAAAGGCGAGGGGCTGTGGCGCACCATCTTCCTGTTCCCCATGAGCCTGTCGTTCATCGTGACCGGCACCATCTGGCGCTGGATGCTGCAACCCCAGGGCGGCGTGAACCAGATCCCCACCCTGGTCGGCGCCCCGCCCGGCACCTTCGGATGGCTGAGCAGCACCGATGCCATCTGGAAGTTCGACTGGAACAGGCTCCCGCTGATCACCGCCACGCTGGTCGGGCTGATCCTCGCCTGGATGGCGTACCGCGCCCTGCGCGAGGCCAACCGCACCCGCGCCCTGGTCGCGGCCGGCTGCGCCGCGCTGCTGCTCGGCTGGGCCCTCTTGATCGGCCCGAACCTGAAACTCGTCGCCGCGCCTGAACCGCACGGCTTCAACCTCGCGCTGGTCGGGATCATCATCGCCGCGGTGTGGCAGATGAGCGGCTACACCATGGCCCTGTACCTCGCCGGGCTGCGCGGCGTGCCGGACGACATCCGCGAGGCCGCCCGCGTGGACGGCGCCAGCGAGGGCCAGATGTACCGCCGCGTGATCTTCCCGCTGCTCGCCCCCATCACCCTCTCGGCCATGATCATCCTGGGGCACATCAGCCTCAAGATCTTCGACCTGGTGTACGCCATGGCCGGCCCGGACAACACCTTTACCAGCGTGCCCGCCCTGAACATGTACCTCACCAGCTTCCGGCAGAACAGCTTCGCGCTGGGCGCGGCCATCGGCACGCTGCTGCTGATCCTGGTGGCGTTCGTGATCGTGCCGTACCTGGCCAGCACCTTCCGCACCGAGGAGGCCAGCGCGTGA
- a CDS encoding ABC transporter substrate-binding protein, with translation MKKALMLAAALATASSALAAGKLEIFSWWSGDEGPALQALIKVFQAKYPGVAVDNATVSGGAGTNAKAVLKTRMLGGTPPDSFQVHAGQELIGTWVVAGRMEDLTPLFKSEGWSKAFPKDLITLISSKGGIWSVPVNVHRSNVMWYNPAKLKSWGVTAPKTWPEFLTTCTKLKAKGVAAPLVVGENWTQQHLWENVMIGTLGAAGWEQLWNGKLKFTDPKVVAGFTTFGKVMDCANKDASGLSWQQASDRIADGTSAFNIMGDWAAGYFTTTKKLAPNTGFGWAVAPGTSKTFVMLADSFGLPKGAKNRAEAMNWLKVLGSKAGQDAFNPLKGSIAARLDSDLSKYNTYSKSAAADWKQSRIVGSLVHGAVAPESFTSAFGAVIDQFVASRDAKAATAAAAQLAAKAGIK, from the coding sequence ATGAAAAAAGCCCTGATGCTCGCCGCTGCCCTCGCCACCGCCAGTTCCGCCCTGGCCGCCGGAAAACTGGAGATCTTCTCCTGGTGGTCCGGTGACGAAGGCCCCGCCCTGCAGGCCCTGATCAAGGTCTTCCAGGCGAAGTACCCGGGCGTGGCCGTGGACAACGCCACCGTGTCCGGCGGCGCCGGCACGAACGCCAAGGCCGTGCTGAAAACCCGCATGCTGGGCGGCACCCCGCCCGACAGCTTCCAGGTGCACGCCGGACAGGAACTGATCGGCACGTGGGTGGTGGCAGGCCGCATGGAGGACCTGACCCCGCTGTTCAAGAGCGAGGGCTGGTCCAAGGCCTTCCCGAAAGACCTCATCACGCTGATCAGCTCCAAGGGCGGCATCTGGAGCGTGCCCGTGAACGTGCACCGCAGCAACGTCATGTGGTACAACCCCGCGAAACTCAAGAGCTGGGGCGTGACCGCGCCGAAAACCTGGCCGGAATTTCTGACCACCTGCACCAAACTCAAGGCCAAGGGTGTGGCCGCACCGCTGGTCGTCGGGGAGAACTGGACGCAGCAGCACCTGTGGGAGAACGTCATGATCGGCACGCTGGGCGCCGCGGGCTGGGAACAGCTGTGGAACGGCAAGCTCAAGTTCACCGATCCCAAGGTCGTGGCCGGCTTCACCACCTTCGGCAAGGTCATGGACTGCGCGAACAAGGACGCCTCGGGCCTGTCCTGGCAGCAGGCCAGCGACCGCATCGCGGACGGCACCAGCGCCTTTAACATCATGGGCGACTGGGCGGCCGGGTACTTCACGACCACCAAGAAACTCGCGCCCAACACCGGCTTCGGCTGGGCGGTCGCGCCCGGCACGAGCAAGACCTTCGTGATGCTCGCCGACTCCTTCGGCCTGCCCAAGGGCGCCAAGAACCGCGCCGAGGCCATGAACTGGCTCAAGGTCCTGGGCAGCAAGGCCGGACAGGACGCCTTCAACCCCCTGAAAGGCAGCATCGCCGCCCGCCTGGACAGCGACCTGAGCAAGTACAACACCTACAGCAAGAGCGCCGCCGCCGACTGGAAGCAGAGCCGCATCGTGGGCAGCCTGGTGCACGGCGCCGTGGCCCCCGAGAGCTTCACCAGCGCCTTCGGGGCCGTGATCGACCAGTTCGTCGCCAGCCGCGACGCCAAGGCCGCCACCGCCGCCGCCGCCCAGCTGGCCGCGAAGGCCGGCATCAAGTAA
- a CDS encoding carbohydrate ABC transporter permease, with protein sequence MTTVPPAPPLTVAAPSRPPARRLRAGSLLTYLLLVVAALFFLVPVYLLLATALKSPDAINLGTAWHWPARLNWASFSDAWAKIGGNMGNSLFLAVVSTLLAALLGSLNGYALAKWKFRGANTLFALMLFGMFIPYQAVLIPLFQFIKGLGLYGSIWGLVLAHVVYGLPITTLIFRNFYSDVPDALVEAATIDGAGFWDIYRRVIFPISIPGFVVVIIWEFTQVWNEFLFAATLTNTSSQPVTYALSQLAGGQAVSWNLPMAGAILAALPTLLVYVLLGRYFVRGLLAGSVKG encoded by the coding sequence GTGACCACCGTTCCCCCCGCCCCACCCCTCACCGTGGCCGCCCCCAGCCGCCCCCCCGCCCGGCGCCTGCGGGCCGGCTCCCTCCTCACGTACCTGCTGCTGGTCGTGGCCGCGCTGTTCTTCCTGGTGCCGGTGTACCTGCTGCTCGCCACCGCGCTGAAAAGCCCGGACGCGATCAACCTGGGCACCGCCTGGCACTGGCCCGCGCGGCTGAACTGGGCCAGCTTCTCGGACGCCTGGGCGAAGATCGGCGGGAACATGGGCAACAGCCTGTTCCTGGCGGTCGTGTCCACGCTGCTCGCCGCGCTGCTGGGCAGCCTGAACGGGTACGCCCTGGCGAAATGGAAGTTCCGGGGCGCGAACACCCTCTTCGCGCTGATGCTGTTCGGCATGTTCATCCCGTACCAGGCGGTCTTGATCCCGCTGTTCCAGTTCATCAAGGGCCTGGGCCTGTACGGCAGCATCTGGGGCTTGGTGCTTGCGCACGTCGTGTACGGCCTGCCCATCACCACCCTGATCTTCCGCAACTTCTACAGCGACGTCCCCGACGCCCTGGTGGAAGCCGCCACCATCGACGGGGCCGGCTTCTGGGACATCTACCGCCGCGTGATCTTCCCGATCAGCATCCCGGGTTTCGTGGTCGTGATCATCTGGGAATTCACGCAGGTCTGGAACGAGTTCCTGTTCGCCGCCACCCTCACCAACACCAGCAGCCAGCCGGTCACGTACGCCCTGTCGCAACTCGCGGGCGGACAGGCCGTCAGCTGGAACCTGCCGATGGCCGGCGCGATCCTCGCGGCCCTGCCGACCCTGCTCGTGTACGTCCTGCTGGGCCGCTACTTCGTGCGCGGCCTGCTCGCCGGCAGCGTCAAGGGCTGA
- a CDS encoding IS5 family transposase produces the protein MTRPAYPNDLTDAEWNVLRPLLPPEAPVGRPRKWSLREILDGIFYLLRGGIAWRAMPHDFPPWQTIYHYHRVWRLQGVWEAVHTTLREWVRLREGREATPSAAIIDSQSVKTTEAGGPRGYDGGKKVSGRKRHLLVDTLGLVMAIKVHEADIQDRTGAVLLLRDLLNVFPRMGHLWADAGYTGKLAEDIKTHLGWTMEIVKHPWSGWQGTWAPKDAPPRVVEVPKGFVVLKRRWVVERTFAWLGKSRRMAKDDEALVETAENLVYEVMIRLMVRRLAKGPP, from the coding sequence ATGACCCGGCCTGCGTACCCAAACGATCTCACGGATGCCGAGTGGAACGTCCTTCGTCCGCTTCTCCCTCCCGAGGCCCCTGTCGGCCGCCCCCGGAAGTGGTCGCTGCGGGAGATCCTGGACGGCATTTTCTATCTGTTGCGCGGCGGCATTGCCTGGCGAGCAATGCCCCATGACTTTCCCCCCTGGCAGACGATTTATCACTACCACCGTGTCTGGCGGCTGCAGGGCGTGTGGGAGGCTGTGCACACGACCCTGCGGGAGTGGGTTCGACTCCGGGAAGGCCGGGAGGCGACGCCCAGCGCCGCGATCATCGACAGCCAATCGGTGAAAACGACCGAGGCTGGTGGACCCCGCGGATATGACGGAGGCAAGAAAGTCAGTGGCCGCAAGCGTCACCTGCTCGTCGACACGCTGGGGCTAGTGATGGCCATCAAGGTGCATGAAGCGGACATCCAGGACCGCACCGGTGCGGTCCTGCTCCTGCGCGATCTGCTCAATGTGTTTCCTCGCATGGGGCATCTGTGGGCGGATGCGGGCTACACCGGAAAGCTCGCTGAGGACATCAAGACGCACCTAGGCTGGACGATGGAAATCGTCAAACATCCCTGGTCCGGCTGGCAGGGCACCTGGGCGCCAAAAGACGCACCTCCACGGGTCGTGGAGGTGCCGAAAGGGTTCGTGGTGCTGAAACGCCGCTGGGTGGTGGAGCGGACGTTTGCGTGGTTGGGCAAGTCCAGGCGGATGGCCAAAGATGACGAGGCACTGGTCGAGACCGCCGAGAACCTGGTGTACGAGGTCATGATTCGGTTGATGGTCCGCCGTCTGGCCAAAGGCCCACCCTGA
- a CDS encoding peptidoglycan-binding domain-containing protein — protein MRALCLLISAALALTSCAAPEPTAATPTRADTPLAAQSVLAWTNLRQGDSGRDVVTLQYLLRHAGYTLTVDGAFGPGTDSAVRSFQAARGLTVDGIVGGNTWEKLIVTTREGDNNNAVRAVQDQLRNAYGAGVTVDGAFGPATATAVRNFQSSRGLSADGIVGLNTWHALVTGASGGSSTTASLAKQILASGRITLGTSSSTSGGSPRQNVLDTSNGLPAKRGCASNANCGLTVYLKRSMLQGTLNLAAAGNSFYVTSIAGGVHSATSDHYAGLAIDIGIWNGVSLSSPSSAHTRARNACIAAGSDPSQTFDAYNDPTGGHKNHVHCAWN, from the coding sequence ATGCGTGCCCTCTGCCTGCTGATCAGCGCCGCGCTGGCCCTCACGTCCTGCGCCGCGCCGGAACCCACCGCCGCCACGCCCACCCGCGCCGACACCCCGCTGGCCGCGCAGTCCGTGCTGGCCTGGACCAACCTCCGCCAGGGCGACTCGGGCCGCGACGTCGTCACCCTGCAGTACCTGCTGCGGCACGCCGGGTACACCCTGACCGTGGACGGCGCCTTCGGGCCCGGCACCGACAGCGCCGTGCGCAGCTTCCAGGCGGCGCGGGGGCTCACCGTGGACGGCATCGTGGGCGGCAACACCTGGGAGAAACTGATCGTGACCACCCGCGAGGGTGACAACAACAACGCCGTGCGCGCCGTGCAGGACCAGCTGAGAAACGCCTACGGGGCAGGCGTCACGGTGGACGGGGCGTTCGGGCCGGCCACGGCCACCGCCGTACGGAACTTCCAGTCGTCCCGCGGCCTGAGCGCGGACGGCATCGTCGGCCTGAACACCTGGCACGCCCTGGTCACCGGGGCCAGCGGCGGCAGCAGCACCACCGCCAGCCTCGCCAAGCAGATTCTCGCCAGCGGCCGCATCACGCTGGGCACCAGCAGCAGCACCAGCGGCGGCAGCCCCCGCCAGAATGTCCTGGACACCAGCAATGGCCTGCCCGCGAAGCGCGGCTGCGCCAGCAACGCCAACTGCGGCCTGACCGTGTACCTCAAACGCTCCATGCTGCAGGGCACCCTGAACCTCGCCGCGGCCGGGAACTCCTTTTACGTCACGTCCATCGCGGGCGGGGTGCACTCGGCCACGTCCGACCACTACGCGGGGCTCGCCATCGACATCGGCATCTGGAACGGCGTGAGCCTCTCCTCGCCCAGCAGCGCCCACACCCGCGCCCGAAACGCCTGCATCGCCGCCGGGTCCGACCCCTCCCAGACCTTCGACGCGTACAACGACCCCACCGGCGGGCACAAGAACCACGTCCACTGCGCCTGGAACTGA
- a CDS encoding NUDIX domain-containing protein produces the protein MADDQVKPPQARAAKGGRGGSAAVAPAPAPAPQASKDAAGTQGNNQRRRRRRRNTRNPNLPPQPGQVTNATNVPTIAAPSKRGQKRPLAAPRIGVGCIVMRGDEILLVRERGRWSLPKGGLETGELVQDGARRETYEETGLVVELRDLAFIVEFQAQTWGHHLQFFYTAREVGGSLSPKDPDRDVQEARFVPIKQLREFIRFRPRLVALETWLRERRPRHFTFNLDKEPAMLRKRRRVGVGAVEPDMPNDPIEEADL, from the coding sequence ATGGCGGACGATCAGGTCAAACCTCCCCAGGCCCGCGCGGCCAAAGGCGGGCGCGGCGGCAGCGCGGCCGTCGCCCCGGCCCCCGCGCCCGCCCCGCAGGCCAGCAAGGACGCGGCCGGCACGCAGGGCAACAACCAGCGCCGCCGCCGCCGGCGCCGCAACACCCGCAACCCCAACCTGCCGCCCCAGCCCGGGCAGGTCACCAACGCCACGAACGTCCCCACCATCGCCGCGCCCAGCAAACGCGGGCAGAAACGCCCGCTGGCCGCGCCGCGCATCGGGGTGGGCTGCATTGTGATGCGCGGCGACGAGATCCTGCTGGTCCGTGAACGCGGCCGCTGGTCCCTGCCCAAGGGCGGCCTGGAAACCGGGGAACTCGTGCAGGACGGCGCCCGCCGCGAAACGTACGAGGAAACCGGACTGGTCGTGGAACTGCGCGACCTGGCGTTCATCGTGGAATTCCAGGCGCAGACCTGGGGGCACCACCTGCAGTTCTTCTACACCGCCCGCGAGGTCGGCGGCAGCCTCTCCCCCAAGGACCCGGACCGGGACGTGCAGGAGGCCCGGTTCGTGCCCATCAAGCAGCTGCGCGAGTTCATCCGCTTCCGGCCGCGGCTGGTGGCGCTGGAAACGTGGCTGCGCGAGCGGCGCCCCCGGCACTTCACGTTCAACCTGGACAAGGAACCGGCCATGCTCAGAAAACGCCGCCGCGTCGGCGTGGGCGCCGTGGAACCCGACATGCCCAACGACCCCATCGAGGAAGCGGACCTGTAA
- the dnaB gene encoding replicative DNA helicase, whose product MELTPRVPPHSNDAEISVLGSVLLDNDTLSQLGDTVTPDMFYREGHRKIFTSMRALMDRGEPVDLVTLSEDLRVKGQLDEVGGLTYLIGLSEGVPTAAYAEHYARIVQEKHTLRQLISASGKAMQLAYEAQLPLEDLLDRAEKMIFEVAEQKKKGESFSDMGEVVHDTFEYITLLHANKGIPDGVSSGFRDLDEQISGLQKGSLNVLAARPSMGKTAFALSIAQNVALRGEKTVAVFSLEMPSVQLALRMLCSEARVDMNRIRSGQLNERDFERLAHAAGRLAEAPMVIDDEADLTLNNLRSKLRRIAAQHGQLGLVVIDYLQLMSGGKSSGGSDNRQQEISTISRGLKGLAREMEVPIIVLSQLSRAVEQRPNHRPMLSDLRESGAIEQDADIVMFIYRDEYYNKETDQQGIAEIIVGKQRNGPVGTVKLQFHSAHVRFNDLAPEGV is encoded by the coding sequence TTGGAACTGACGCCGCGAGTCCCGCCGCACAGCAACGACGCCGAAATCAGCGTGCTGGGCAGCGTTCTGCTGGACAACGACACCCTCTCGCAACTGGGCGACACGGTCACCCCGGACATGTTCTACCGGGAAGGCCACCGCAAGATCTTCACCAGCATGCGCGCCCTGATGGACCGCGGCGAGCCCGTGGACCTGGTCACCCTCAGCGAGGACCTGCGCGTGAAGGGCCAGCTGGACGAGGTGGGCGGCCTGACGTACCTGATCGGCCTGTCCGAGGGCGTGCCCACCGCCGCGTACGCCGAGCACTACGCCCGGATCGTGCAGGAAAAACACACCCTGCGCCAGCTGATCAGCGCCAGCGGCAAGGCTATGCAGCTCGCATACGAGGCGCAGCTGCCGCTGGAGGACCTGCTGGACCGCGCGGAGAAGATGATCTTCGAGGTCGCCGAGCAGAAGAAGAAAGGCGAGAGCTTTTCCGACATGGGCGAGGTCGTGCACGACACCTTCGAGTACATCACCCTGCTGCACGCCAATAAGGGCATCCCGGACGGCGTGAGCAGCGGGTTCCGCGACCTGGACGAGCAGATTTCCGGGTTGCAGAAGGGCAGCCTGAACGTGCTCGCGGCGCGCCCCAGCATGGGCAAGACGGCGTTCGCGCTGTCCATCGCGCAGAACGTGGCGCTGCGCGGCGAGAAGACCGTCGCGGTGTTCAGCCTGGAAATGCCCAGCGTGCAGCTCGCGCTGCGCATGCTGTGCAGCGAGGCCCGCGTGGACATGAACCGCATCCGCAGCGGTCAGCTGAACGAACGCGACTTCGAACGCCTCGCGCACGCCGCCGGGCGCCTCGCGGAAGCGCCCATGGTGATCGACGACGAGGCCGACCTGACGCTGAACAACCTGCGCAGCAAGCTCCGCCGCATCGCCGCGCAGCACGGGCAGCTGGGCCTGGTCGTCATCGACTACCTGCAGCTGATGTCCGGCGGGAAAAGTAGCGGCGGGTCCGACAACCGCCAGCAGGAGATCAGCACCATCTCCCGCGGCCTCAAGGGCCTGGCGCGCGAGATGGAGGTGCCGATCATCGTGCTCTCGCAGCTGTCCCGCGCCGTGGAGCAGCGGCCCAACCACCGGCCCATGCTGTCCGACCTGCGTGAATCGGGCGCCATCGAGCAGGACGCGGACATCGTGATGTTCATCTACCGCGACGAGTACTACAACAAGGAAACCGACCAGCAGGGCATCGCCGAGATCATCGTCGGCAAGCAGCGCAACGGACCGGTCGGGACCGTGAAACTGCAGTTCCACAGCGCCCACGTCCGCTTCAACGACCTCGCGCCGGAAGGGGTCTGA